In one window of Nesterenkonia sandarakina DNA:
- the dctP gene encoding TRAP transporter substrate-binding protein DctP produces MNNTRNGTRPTSSVLWRSAAIGAVGILGLSACGGGDGGGEGSTEETFTLTYTTYSNDTSDQSLTVQRWAEEVEELTEGGVTVDFHYSESLVGAEESLQATIDGRADMAQVGSLYAASDLPMYTVSELPFETDNPEAQMVALDQLYQENDAYRGDFEQQGVQQLFPLPIGIAVVGLNEAAQTPDDLSGLSIRSGGVVSEAMISVGANPVSMTATDVYESMERGVIDGYTSLGIANLSTFGLSESTSQILEPGVGSYASSVVVVNAELVESMPEAYQEALRTASENAVGYGLDELDTLGSQACEELQNSGTEFSSFSEEDVTAWQEEAGIAEAWVSDQGGEAESVLEDYRRFIDETTESSDYSDPLVACMGE; encoded by the coding sequence ATGAATAACACTCGCAACGGCACACGTCCCACCTCCAGCGTCCTGTGGCGCAGCGCCGCGATCGGCGCGGTCGGCATTCTGGGGCTCTCCGCCTGTGGCGGAGGTGATGGGGGAGGGGAAGGCTCCACGGAGGAGACCTTCACGTTGACCTATACGACCTACTCCAACGACACCTCCGATCAGTCGCTCACGGTGCAGCGCTGGGCCGAGGAGGTCGAAGAGCTCACCGAGGGTGGTGTCACGGTCGATTTCCACTATTCCGAGAGCCTCGTGGGTGCGGAGGAGTCGCTGCAGGCCACCATCGATGGTCGCGCGGACATGGCACAGGTCGGTTCGCTCTACGCCGCCTCGGATCTGCCGATGTACACCGTCTCCGAGCTGCCCTTCGAGACCGATAACCCAGAGGCGCAGATGGTCGCCCTGGATCAGCTCTACCAGGAGAACGACGCCTACCGCGGTGACTTCGAGCAGCAGGGCGTGCAGCAGCTCTTCCCGCTGCCGATCGGCATCGCCGTGGTGGGACTCAACGAGGCTGCTCAGACCCCCGATGACCTCTCGGGTCTGAGCATCCGTTCCGGCGGGGTGGTCTCTGAAGCCATGATCAGTGTGGGGGCCAACCCGGTGAGCATGACCGCCACCGACGTCTATGAGTCCATGGAACGAGGCGTCATCGACGGCTACACCTCTTTGGGCATCGCGAATCTCTCGACCTTCGGGCTCTCTGAGAGCACCTCACAGATCTTGGAGCCGGGAGTCGGCTCTTACGCCTCCTCGGTCGTGGTGGTCAATGCCGAGTTGGTCGAATCCATGCCCGAGGCCTATCAGGAGGCACTGCGTACCGCGAGTGAGAACGCAGTGGGCTACGGGCTGGATGAACTCGACACCCTGGGCAGCCAGGCCTGCGAGGAGCTGCAGAACTCAGGAACCGAGTTCTCCAGCTTCTCCGAGGAAGACGTGACGGCATGGCAGGAAGAGGCCGGCATCGCCGAGGCCTGGGTGTCTGATCAGGGCGGAGAGGCGGAATCCGTGCTTGAGGACTACCGCCGGTTCATCGACGAGACCACGGAGAGCTCCGACTACTCGGACCCGCTGGTCGCCTGCATGGGCGAGTGA
- a CDS encoding TRAP transporter small permease subunit → MSASLPRPARWVASAFSIMAGLCLLALVLLTVADVVSRNVQGRSILGTVEISTVLLVAVAFLGLGAAEITGKHVSVSLIEARLPRLGRLALSVLRVLLLAGVGSLLILGLSEVYLGAVQRGETTNGVLGLATAPWKLILVISFLVFFILALWRELHQFLALRAARPESGVKA, encoded by the coding sequence ATGAGCGCCTCACTGCCACGCCCAGCTCGCTGGGTGGCCTCTGCCTTCAGCATCATGGCAGGCCTCTGCCTGCTGGCTCTCGTGCTGCTGACCGTCGCTGACGTCGTCAGCCGCAACGTCCAGGGTCGTTCCATCCTGGGCACGGTGGAGATCTCCACCGTGCTGCTGGTGGCCGTCGCCTTCCTGGGACTCGGCGCTGCCGAGATCACCGGCAAGCACGTGTCAGTGAGCCTCATCGAAGCGCGACTTCCGCGGCTGGGTCGGCTGGCGCTCTCGGTGCTGCGCGTTCTGCTGCTGGCGGGCGTCGGCTCGCTGCTGATCCTCGGGCTGAGCGAGGTATACCTCGGGGCGGTGCAGCGAGGCGAGACCACCAACGGTGTGCTTGGCCTTGCCACCGCCCCGTGGAAGCTGATCTTGGTGATCTCGTTCCTCGTGTTCTTCATCCTCGCGCTCTGGCGAGAATTGCACCAGTTCCTCGCCCTGCGCGCAGCCCGTCCCGAGAGTGGAGTGAAGGCATGA
- a CDS encoding TRAP transporter large permease: MTTETIVALIVVLIAFLGLLAIRLHVGLSLMIAGALGIVMLLSTDAALSTVANQPYSTAASYTLTVIPLFILMGVFAVHARLAEAGFDAATRALVKVPGGPALASLTGSGFFAAVTGSSVATVATMARVSTDAILKAGYGIRLAAGVVCAGGTLGVLIPPSIILVLYAVVTGVSIGPMLLAGIGPGLLTILAYAVTIVLLVLIGRRRQKRTQTGVSTSDARGLDLGSDTSEVTGPGAAGLPASPAARPEKPNFDVMGLLFLAVIFLVSIGTIYMGVATPTEAASFGAMAALLILLIRTRPPKWLSVVRDSLTEAVGLTAMTFLLMVGAGVFTYFLAFSGVSRALVDTVVDADMSPYVVLICCLLLLLPLGMFLDGVSMILIAAPLLHPILSAYGFEEIWIGILVVKVAEMALITPPVGMNAFVYSGSVPEAGLGTIFRGIAPFIIADVVVVAVLIMVPEIVTFLPEYSAAE, translated from the coding sequence ATGACGACCGAAACGATCGTGGCACTGATCGTCGTCCTGATCGCCTTCCTCGGCCTGTTGGCGATCCGCCTTCACGTGGGGCTTTCGTTGATGATCGCCGGCGCGCTGGGCATCGTGATGCTGCTCAGCACCGATGCGGCGCTCAGCACGGTGGCGAATCAGCCGTACTCCACGGCGGCGAGCTACACGTTGACCGTGATTCCGCTGTTCATCCTGATGGGCGTCTTCGCGGTCCACGCGAGACTTGCCGAGGCGGGGTTCGACGCCGCCACTCGGGCGTTGGTGAAGGTCCCCGGTGGACCTGCCCTGGCATCGCTGACTGGGTCGGGGTTCTTCGCGGCCGTGACCGGGTCGAGTGTGGCCACAGTGGCGACCATGGCGCGGGTCTCAACGGATGCGATCCTCAAGGCCGGATACGGGATCCGTCTTGCCGCAGGTGTGGTGTGTGCCGGCGGCACCCTGGGCGTGCTGATTCCGCCATCGATCATTCTGGTGCTCTACGCGGTGGTCACCGGTGTCAGCATCGGGCCGATGCTGCTGGCAGGCATCGGACCAGGACTGTTGACGATCCTGGCCTATGCCGTCACCATCGTGCTGCTCGTGCTGATCGGTCGTCGACGGCAGAAACGCACTCAGACGGGAGTCTCCACCTCGGATGCGCGAGGACTCGACCTCGGCAGCGATACTTCTGAGGTCACCGGCCCGGGTGCCGCTGGTCTCCCGGCCTCCCCCGCAGCACGTCCGGAGAAGCCGAATTTCGACGTCATGGGGCTGTTGTTCCTGGCGGTCATCTTCCTGGTCTCGATCGGCACCATCTATATGGGTGTCGCCACTCCTACCGAAGCGGCATCCTTCGGCGCCATGGCTGCTCTGCTGATCCTGTTGATCCGGACCCGTCCGCCCAAATGGCTCAGCGTGGTCCGGGATTCACTCACCGAAGCGGTGGGGCTGACGGCGATGACCTTCCTGCTGATGGTCGGAGCAGGCGTCTTCACCTACTTCCTGGCCTTCTCAGGTGTCAGCCGAGCCCTTGTGGACACTGTGGTGGACGCGGACATGTCCCCCTACGTGGTCCTGATCTGCTGCCTGTTGCTGCTGCTGCCGCTCGGCATGTTCCTGGACGGGGTCTCGATGATCCTCATCGCAGCCCCGTTGCTGCACCCGATCCTCAGCGCCTACGGGTTCGAAGAGATCTGGATCGGCATCCTGGTGGTCAAGGTGGCAGAGATGGCGCTCATCACGCCGCCGGTGGGCATGAACGCCTTCGTGTACTCAGGCTCGGTGCCCGAGGCGGGACTGGGCACGATCTTCCGTGGCATCGCCCCGTTCATCATCGCTGACGTGGTGGTGGTCGCTGTGCTGATCATGGTGCCGGAGATCGTGACCTTCCTGCCGGAGTATTCCGCCGCAGAGTGA
- a CDS encoding LysR family transcriptional regulator substrate-binding protein yields MRLGAIPGATPDKWVTRWRERYPDFTLRVERFDEAGQLERVRAGTVDVGYIRFPEGAAAGIGEDLHRVWLYREAPVVCASRDHWVAAAESSVTWEEIASEPFLDPAELRAQISAPGEDQSATEHPELDRDPDAAPVPPSEGAEPDPAAQLDPVHTPKRGVDLAAGERMALEIVAAGTGLVILPSSVARMLSRRDIVIREVQGVPGYDVGLAWLREADGPVIQEFIGVARGRKPGSGRNEISPASETRSASKASTSDSRSKTDPKSKSGARRGAAGAAPRRSRSGPKPGSRRGQPPRGRRRPR; encoded by the coding sequence ATGAGATTGGGAGCGATTCCGGGGGCGACGCCGGATAAGTGGGTGACGCGCTGGAGAGAGCGCTACCCCGACTTCACGCTGCGCGTGGAGCGCTTCGACGAGGCTGGCCAGCTGGAGCGGGTCCGCGCCGGCACCGTCGACGTCGGCTACATCCGGTTCCCGGAGGGTGCAGCGGCCGGAATCGGCGAGGATCTGCACCGAGTCTGGCTCTACCGGGAGGCCCCGGTGGTCTGTGCCTCCCGGGATCACTGGGTCGCAGCCGCTGAATCCTCGGTGACCTGGGAGGAGATCGCGTCGGAGCCGTTCCTCGATCCGGCAGAGCTGCGCGCCCAGATCTCCGCGCCGGGGGAGGATCAGTCAGCGACCGAGCACCCCGAGCTCGACCGTGACCCTGACGCTGCTCCGGTCCCGCCCTCGGAAGGTGCTGAGCCAGACCCCGCAGCGCAGCTGGATCCGGTGCACACGCCCAAGCGCGGGGTCGATCTGGCGGCGGGCGAGCGGATGGCGCTGGAGATCGTCGCCGCGGGCACCGGTCTGGTGATCCTGCCGAGCTCGGTGGCGCGGATGTTGAGCCGCCGGGACATCGTGATCCGAGAGGTTCAGGGCGTCCCGGGCTATGACGTGGGCCTGGCCTGGCTTCGGGAGGCCGATGGCCCGGTGATCCAGGAGTTCATCGGGGTGGCGCGCGGGCGAAAGCCTGGCAGCGGGCGCAACGAGATCAGCCCCGCCTCCGAGACCAGGTCGGCCTCGAAGGCGTCGACATCGGACTCCAGGTCGAAGACAGACCCGAAGTCGAAGTCCGGTGCTAGGCGGGGAGCTGCTGGCGCAGCGCCTCGGCGCTCGCGGTCGGGTCCGAAGCCTGGGTCACGGCGCGGACAACCACCACGCGGTCGGCGCCGGCCGCGGTGA
- the thiE gene encoding thiamine phosphate synthase, translating into MTENDTMAHTPHPKHLGRMRRERLSGSRLYVCTDLQRFVTRPEAGPVDELDFDALREFYVACYTGGVDIIQVRDKQVTVQTEIAALVLLRQVADEYGGLSAANDRADVALITGVDVFHVGQEDLSTQEARLVLGDDVVIGRSCQTIEQVREADSDIGLDYYCTGPIWETPTKPGRAAVGLELPAQAARLGSRKTFFAIGGIDASNIGEVTAAGADRVVVVRAVTQASDPTASAEALRQQLPA; encoded by the coding sequence ATGACTGAGAATGACACCATGGCACACACCCCGCACCCGAAACATCTGGGTCGTATGCGGCGGGAGCGCCTGTCTGGCTCGCGTCTCTACGTGTGCACAGACCTGCAGCGCTTCGTCACGCGCCCCGAGGCGGGTCCGGTGGATGAGCTCGACTTCGACGCGCTGCGCGAGTTCTATGTGGCGTGCTACACCGGCGGTGTGGACATCATTCAGGTCCGCGATAAGCAGGTGACCGTCCAGACCGAGATCGCCGCCTTGGTCCTGCTGCGCCAGGTGGCAGATGAGTACGGTGGGCTCTCGGCGGCCAATGATCGGGCCGACGTCGCGCTGATCACGGGGGTCGATGTCTTCCACGTCGGCCAGGAGGATCTGAGCACGCAAGAGGCTCGGCTGGTCCTGGGCGACGACGTCGTGATCGGACGCTCCTGTCAGACCATCGAGCAGGTGCGGGAGGCGGATTCTGACATCGGCCTGGACTATTACTGCACCGGACCGATCTGGGAGACACCTACGAAACCAGGACGGGCCGCCGTCGGTCTGGAGCTGCCGGCACAGGCGGCGCGGCTGGGAAGCCGGAAGACCTTCTTCGCCATCGGCGGGATCGATGCCAGCAACATCGGTGAGGTCACCGCGGCCGGCGCCGACCGCGTGGTGGTTGTCCGCGCCGTGACCCAGGCTTCGGACCCGACCGCGAGCGCCGAGGCGCTGCGCCAGCAGCTCCCCGCCTAG
- a CDS encoding type 1 glutamine amidotransferase domain-containing protein, with translation MAENTPQITGKNIALLVTDGVELPELSEPIAAIKAAGGTPSIVSPNEQSLQAMEGDWTHSEHFDVDVQLSDASAGDFDGLILPGGTLNADSLRIDEAAQRFVSAFFEAKKPVAAICHGPWILTEIDQVKGRRVTSFPSLKTDLTNSGAEWVDESAVVSDGLVTSRTPDDLEDFNHAFLTLVAQA, from the coding sequence ATGGCTGAGAACACCCCCCAGATCACCGGGAAGAACATCGCTCTGCTGGTCACCGACGGCGTGGAGCTGCCTGAGCTCAGCGAGCCGATCGCCGCCATCAAGGCGGCCGGCGGGACCCCCAGCATCGTCTCCCCCAACGAGCAGTCGCTGCAGGCGATGGAGGGCGACTGGACGCACTCGGAGCACTTCGACGTCGATGTCCAGCTGAGCGACGCCTCCGCCGGGGACTTCGACGGGCTGATCCTGCCCGGCGGCACCCTGAACGCGGACAGCCTGCGGATCGACGAAGCCGCCCAGCGCTTCGTCTCGGCGTTCTTCGAGGCGAAGAAGCCGGTGGCCGCAATCTGCCACGGCCCGTGGATCCTCACCGAGATCGACCAGGTCAAGGGTCGCCGGGTCACCAGCTTCCCGTCCCTGAAGACAGACCTGACCAACTCCGGAGCGGAATGGGTGGACGAGTCCGCCGTCGTCAGCGACGGCCTGGTGACCTCACGGACCCCCGACGACCTCGAGGACTTCAACCACGCGTTCCTGACGCTGGTGGCACAGGCCTGA
- a CDS encoding malonic semialdehyde reductase, translated as MPTVTAPVDRQTIHQLFEGRHTTHLFSEGTVDLELIQQAYEDARWAPTSMNCQPMRLTVLEPGERRDAVVGHLKGDNGEKTSAAPISVVLAYDPNWHEHMPTLYPQMDGLREKFAPRVEFREKMGRDNAYLQAGYFILALRAVGLDVGPMGGLDPEGVDTEVHAETGWKTLMVLNLGHGPSSDEAAQYPRGERFEFDQASQVL; from the coding sequence ATGCCCACGGTGACTGCACCAGTGGACCGCCAGACCATACACCAACTCTTCGAGGGTCGCCATACCACGCACCTCTTCTCGGAAGGGACCGTGGACCTGGAGCTGATCCAGCAGGCCTACGAGGACGCCCGCTGGGCCCCGACCTCCATGAACTGCCAGCCGATGCGCCTGACGGTGCTGGAACCCGGGGAACGGCGCGACGCCGTCGTCGGACATCTCAAAGGCGACAACGGGGAGAAGACCTCCGCCGCACCGATCAGCGTGGTGCTCGCCTATGACCCGAACTGGCACGAGCACATGCCCACGCTGTACCCGCAGATGGACGGGCTCCGGGAGAAGTTCGCCCCACGGGTCGAATTCCGCGAAAAGATGGGCCGCGACAACGCCTACCTGCAGGCCGGGTATTTCATCCTGGCGCTGCGAGCGGTCGGGCTCGACGTCGGTCCGATGGGAGGACTCGACCCCGAGGGCGTGGACACCGAGGTCCACGCTGAGACCGGTTGGAAGACCCTGATGGTGCTCAACCTGGGACACGGCCCCAGCAGCGACGAGGCCGCCCAGTACCCGCGCGGCGAGCGGTTCGAGTTCGACCAGGCCTCCCAGGTCCTCTGA
- a CDS encoding RNA polymerase sigma factor translates to MSRQTTGAGAVPSGPDEVTLVARAQDGDLVAFEQLVDRYESRLLGLCIRMLRHRADAEDIVQDTFLTAWRRLDTLDEPSAFKAWVFRLASNGCLDLLRRRRSRGTEAVDPADMVEESAAGPSVEERAETSAAVRELDRVLVTLSPEQRIAWLLHEIEGQSYAEIAEVLGVTEGSVRGRIHRARLAIVEGMKGWA, encoded by the coding sequence ATGTCACGCCAGACCACCGGCGCCGGGGCAGTTCCCTCCGGTCCCGACGAGGTCACGCTTGTCGCTCGCGCCCAGGACGGTGACCTGGTGGCATTCGAGCAGCTCGTGGACCGTTATGAATCCCGACTGCTCGGACTCTGCATCCGCATGCTGCGTCATCGCGCCGACGCTGAGGACATCGTTCAGGACACGTTCCTCACGGCCTGGCGCCGACTGGACACACTCGATGAGCCCTCAGCGTTCAAGGCCTGGGTCTTCCGGCTTGCCAGCAATGGCTGCCTGGATCTCCTGAGGCGTCGTCGCTCGCGCGGAACCGAGGCTGTTGATCCTGCTGACATGGTGGAAGAATCAGCGGCAGGTCCCTCGGTGGAGGAGCGGGCGGAGACCTCCGCCGCGGTGCGGGAGCTTGATCGAGTGCTGGTCACCCTCTCCCCGGAGCAGCGGATCGCCTGGCTGCTCCACGAGATCGAGGGCCAGTCCTACGCCGAGATCGCCGAGGTGCTGGGCGTGACCGAAGGGAGCGTGCGAGGACGGATTCATCGCGCACGCCTGGCCATCGTCGAGGGAATGAAAGGATGGGCATGA
- a CDS encoding Asp23/Gls24 family envelope stress response protein: MPAEGAATAAGSATGSAPSPLVTDRGVTTVEEIVVRKLAGLAARQVPGVHALGSAARRSFDALSERIPGSRTQAGGGVAVETGQRQAAVDLIVIVDYGAPIVEVAGKIRREVVRAVEHGTGLQVVEVNITVADVHIPGDEDPPGEVDRALR; the protein is encoded by the coding sequence ATGCCCGCTGAGGGCGCTGCCACCGCTGCTGGCTCAGCAACCGGGAGCGCTCCGAGTCCGCTGGTCACCGATCGGGGCGTCACCACGGTCGAGGAGATCGTGGTGCGCAAGCTTGCTGGACTTGCCGCCCGCCAGGTGCCCGGGGTCCACGCCCTGGGCAGCGCCGCACGTCGGTCCTTCGATGCGCTCTCCGAGCGGATTCCGGGCTCTCGCACGCAGGCTGGCGGCGGGGTCGCAGTGGAGACCGGTCAGCGGCAGGCGGCCGTGGATCTGATCGTCATCGTCGACTATGGGGCCCCGATCGTCGAGGTCGCCGGGAAGATCCGCCGCGAGGTGGTCCGAGCGGTGGAACATGGCACCGGGCTTCAGGTCGTCGAGGTCAACATCACGGTCGCCGACGTCCACATCCCCGGTGACGAGGACCCGCCCGGGGAAGTCGACCGGGCGCTGCGCTGA
- a CDS encoding FAD-dependent oxidoreductase, which produces MNTRANTAVIGAGVIGLLTAWQLRLTGSDVTVISPSIAQDASWAAAGMLAPISEVQYGQDDLWPIMTASRAEYPQFLATLSRATDVPTGYRGNGTLLIAADRSDRDAVAELAVLQREHGMEVTALTSSTLRRREPGLAPGLSKGWDVPSDHQIDPRQLVAAARAALEAELDAQQFPEAGAPVRWLTATVTAVEESAVEESAAAAPPGERGRPARRFSVTTDDGAAHRFDSVLLIPGLGYPEITGLPETCPLDLRPIHGDVLRLQVTPAQLMPGESHILDATVRAKVNGRSVYLVPRADGGLVIGASSREDGLTGTHAGSVQELLTDAVAVLPGVKDMELTEVTTRARPGTPDERPYLGQLRPGLVVSTGYSRHGILLAPLAARLGAALLHAAPQDLAPQDPEPQDLALQDPEPQDPALQDSELQSPGPSEPSEPLESTGDRAARLSAQDRQLLASMRLTRHQD; this is translated from the coding sequence GTGAACACCAGGGCGAACACCGCAGTGATCGGTGCCGGCGTGATCGGTCTGCTGACCGCCTGGCAGCTGCGTCTGACCGGTTCTGACGTCACCGTCATCTCTCCGAGCATCGCCCAGGACGCCTCCTGGGCCGCCGCCGGCATGCTCGCCCCGATCAGTGAGGTCCAATACGGTCAGGACGATCTCTGGCCGATCATGACCGCGTCCCGTGCGGAGTACCCGCAGTTCCTCGCCACGCTCTCCCGCGCCACTGACGTGCCCACCGGCTATCGCGGGAACGGCACGCTGCTCATCGCCGCCGACCGCTCCGACCGTGACGCCGTGGCCGAGCTGGCAGTGCTCCAGCGCGAGCACGGCATGGAGGTCACCGCACTGACCAGCTCCACGTTGCGCCGTCGTGAGCCGGGCCTCGCCCCGGGGCTCTCCAAGGGATGGGATGTCCCCAGCGATCACCAGATCGATCCGCGCCAGCTCGTCGCCGCCGCCCGCGCCGCCCTTGAGGCGGAGCTGGACGCGCAGCAGTTCCCCGAGGCCGGAGCCCCGGTCCGATGGCTCACCGCCACGGTCACCGCCGTCGAGGAGTCCGCTGTCGAGGAGTCCGCTGCCGCAGCCCCGCCCGGGGAGCGCGGAAGACCGGCGCGGCGCTTCAGCGTCACCACCGACGACGGCGCGGCGCACCGCTTCGACTCCGTGCTGCTCATCCCCGGGCTCGGCTACCCCGAGATCACCGGGCTTCCAGAGACCTGCCCGCTGGATCTGCGTCCGATCCACGGGGATGTGCTGCGCCTGCAGGTCACCCCGGCCCAGCTGATGCCCGGGGAGTCCCACATCCTGGACGCGACGGTCCGAGCGAAGGTGAACGGCCGCTCCGTCTACCTGGTCCCGCGCGCCGACGGCGGACTGGTGATCGGCGCCTCCTCCCGGGAGGACGGTCTCACCGGCACCCACGCCGGATCCGTCCAAGAGCTGCTCACCGACGCCGTCGCCGTGCTCCCAGGGGTCAAGGACATGGAGCTCACCGAGGTCACCACCCGCGCCCGCCCCGGCACCCCTGACGAGCGGCCCTACCTGGGACAGCTGCGCCCGGGACTGGTGGTCTCCACCGGGTACTCCCGGCACGGAATCCTGCTCGCCCCGCTGGCCGCCAGGCTCGGTGCCGCGCTGCTGCACGCTGCTCCTCAGGATCTCGCGCCCCAGGATCCCGAGCCCCAGGATCTCGCGCTGCAGGATCCCGAGCCCCAGGATCCCGCGCTGCAGGATTCCGAACTGCAGAGCCCAGGGCCGTCAGAGCCGTCAGAGCCGCTAGAGTCGACCGGCGACCGGGCCGCCAGGCTCAGCGCTCAGGACCGCCAGCTGCTGGCGAGCATGCGGCTCACCCGGCACCAGGACTGA
- the thiS gene encoding sulfur carrier protein ThiS — MLTVRINEEHVKLPEQATVVDAVAQTTGRALNPDGTPADGGRLGVAVAIGAAVVPRSRWAATTLTGGEEIEIVTAVQGG; from the coding sequence ATGCTCACCGTCCGCATCAATGAAGAACACGTGAAGCTGCCCGAGCAGGCCACGGTGGTGGACGCCGTCGCGCAGACCACCGGGCGCGCCCTGAACCCCGACGGAACCCCCGCCGACGGCGGCAGGCTCGGCGTCGCCGTCGCGATCGGCGCCGCCGTCGTCCCGCGCAGCCGCTGGGCCGCGACCACCCTGACCGGGGGCGAAGAGATCGAGATCGTCACCGCCGTGCAAGGCGGCTGA
- a CDS encoding thiazole synthase — translation MTTPSPAADLPALEIAGYTLANRLIMGTGGITDLDALERALLASGTTLTTVAMRRYSPETKTSVFSMLQRLGIDILPNTAGCYTVKDTVLTAELAREALETDLIKVEVIADEHTLLPDVIETLEATEQLADRGFIPMVYTSDDPAVALRLEQAGAAAVMPLGAPIGTGLGILNRHNIELITSRASIPVVLDAGIGSASEAALAMELGCDAVLVASAVTRAQRPTEMATAMRLAVHAGYLSARSGRIPRREHAQASSAFDGRISPIDELT, via the coding sequence ATGACCACACCATCGCCCGCAGCAGATCTGCCCGCCCTCGAGATCGCCGGCTACACCCTGGCCAACCGCTTGATCATGGGCACCGGCGGCATCACCGACCTCGATGCGCTCGAACGCGCCCTGCTGGCCTCGGGAACCACGTTGACCACGGTCGCGATGCGCCGATACAGCCCGGAGACCAAGACCTCGGTGTTCTCCATGCTGCAGCGGCTCGGGATCGACATCCTGCCCAACACGGCAGGCTGCTACACGGTCAAGGACACGGTGCTCACCGCCGAGCTGGCCCGCGAGGCGCTGGAGACCGACCTGATCAAGGTGGAGGTCATCGCCGATGAGCACACGCTGCTCCCCGATGTGATCGAGACCCTGGAGGCCACCGAGCAGCTGGCCGACCGCGGTTTCATCCCGATGGTCTACACCTCCGATGACCCGGCCGTCGCGCTGCGCCTGGAACAGGCCGGCGCCGCGGCGGTGATGCCGCTGGGGGCGCCCATCGGCACCGGTCTGGGCATCCTGAACCGGCACAACATCGAGCTGATCACCTCCCGGGCCAGCATCCCGGTGGTCCTGGACGCCGGGATCGGCAGCGCCTCCGAGGCCGCACTGGCCATGGAGCTCGGCTGCGACGCCGTCCTGGTCGCCTCCGCGGTGACCCGCGCGCAGCGCCCCACCGAGATGGCCACCGCGATGCGGCTGGCCGTGCACGCCGGCTACCTCTCCGCCCGCTCCGGCCGGATCCCGCGGCGCGAGCACGCCCAGGCCTCCTCCGCCTTTGACGGCCGGATCTCCCCGATCGACGAACTCACCTGA